Proteins from a genomic interval of Massilia sp. KIM:
- a CDS encoding recombinase family protein — translation MPVRPEFGGRKQSPAYYTAVSSIIFVLRDYSSLSTIAGHLAQQGYLSPSGKPWTKYRLANFLRSPSYQPPAK, via the coding sequence ATGCCTGTAAGACCTGAGTTCGGTGGCCGTAAGCAGTCACCGGCCTACTACACGGCTGTATCGAGCATCATTTTTGTTTTGCGCGATTACAGTTCGCTTTCCACGATTGCTGGACATCTAGCTCAGCAAGGCTATCTGTCGCCATCTGGCAAACCGTGGACGAAGTACCGACTTGCTAATTTTCTACGCTCCCCGAGCTACCAACCACCAGCTAAATAA
- a CDS encoding helix-turn-helix domain-containing protein — MGRSTFWTSGIELLHGIPRYYDDHKSIRCYSDSVDSLSSSQHPWWVTPPTLLPPARVLFGQRLRAAREALNLSQEALAEQAGIHRTYVSQVEAGKRNVAVDNMERLARAVGKELWQMLRPDDPLV; from the coding sequence ATGGGGCGCTCCACATTTTGGACAAGTGGTATCGAGCTTCTTCATGGCATCCCTCGTTATTATGATGACCACAAGTCTATCAGATGTTACTCGGATTCTGTAGACTCTCTTTCTTCATCGCAGCACCCTTGGTGGGTGACACCTCCTACCTTACTCCCGCCAGCCCGCGTCCTATTTGGTCAGCGCTTACGCGCCGCGAGGGAAGCCCTGAACCTTTCCCAAGAAGCATTGGCGGAACAAGCTGGAATTCATCGAACCTATGTTAGTCAAGTTGAGGCTGGGAAGCGCAACGTTGCGGTTGATAACATGGAGCGTCTAGCTCGGGCGGTGGGAAAGGAGTTATGGCAGATGCTCAGACCCGATGATCCGCTTGTCTAA
- a CDS encoding nucleoside 2-deoxyribosyltransferase: MAVFHGKMVPFNDPNDPSTMHNDGADSGVLLADTAISSGLLSANITFDEVTDKTQAGLILWSDPSTSEIIVAVLSRQPWTGPMFVIRRFDGKTWHDLPGSSGDGSILRAKHSYEVQVRVEGSTATMTVDGVQVTKSFIPAGLRQSSAGIYCFSRTKVTIADFKVEPERPKAFVVMQFTQPFNELWTGVVEPICRNKGVDAKRADDDYGPGMIISDVVASIRESAVVIAEITPTNANVYYEVGYAHALGKPTILIAEKGTKLPFDISGFRVLMYENSIDGKAKFEQGLIKHLDAVLSQ, translated from the coding sequence ATGGCGGTGTTCCACGGCAAAATGGTCCCATTCAATGATCCAAATGACCCTTCGACGATGCATAACGACGGCGCTGACTCGGGCGTCCTTCTAGCTGATACAGCTATTTCTAGCGGCCTACTCTCGGCAAATATCACTTTCGACGAGGTAACTGATAAAACCCAAGCTGGATTGATTCTATGGTCCGATCCGTCGACTAGCGAAATTATTGTTGCTGTTCTCAGTCGCCAACCTTGGACGGGACCGATGTTTGTAATTCGACGTTTCGACGGGAAGACGTGGCATGATTTGCCGGGTTCCTCGGGTGATGGATCGATTTTGCGTGCAAAACATTCTTATGAGGTGCAGGTGCGGGTTGAGGGCTCTACCGCAACTATGACCGTGGACGGTGTTCAGGTGACGAAAAGTTTTATCCCAGCTGGCTTACGCCAGTCGTCGGCTGGGATTTATTGCTTTTCACGCACTAAAGTAACAATTGCTGACTTCAAGGTTGAGCCAGAACGCCCGAAAGCATTTGTGGTTATGCAGTTCACCCAACCATTCAACGAGCTTTGGACAGGCGTGGTGGAGCCAATTTGTAGAAACAAGGGGGTGGATGCGAAGAGGGCTGATGATGACTATGGCCCAGGGATGATAATTTCTGACGTAGTAGCAAGTATCCGTGAATCAGCGGTCGTAATCGCAGAAATCACGCCAACAAATGCTAATGTGTACTACGAGGTCGGCTACGCCCACGCCCTAGGAAAGCCTACTATACTAATCGCAGAAAAAGGGACTAAGCTACCATTCGATATCTCAGGATTTAGAGTGCTTATGTATGAGAATTCAATAGATGGGAAAGCCAAGTTTGAACAGGGCTTAATAAAACATTTGGATGCTGTGCTCTCACAATAG
- a CDS encoding recombinase family protein yields the protein MKPIARIYQRVSTESQDLTRQHSLRAEAEAKGYQVVATYSEKASGTSEQRPELQRMLADLNKGDIIIAEHLDRITRLPMDKAEALMAQIEAKGAKVSVPGLIDLPKAEEGMTGIVIDAMQAMLLKMALYQCRADYETRRERQRQGIEVAKSKGVYKGRKPDIVANAKIVELRAIGYTIAKIADTLNVSESQVKLILKKARTEIVG from the coding sequence ATGAAACCCATCGCCCGAATCTACCAACGTGTAAGTACAGAGTCGCAAGACCTAACCCGTCAGCACTCCCTCCGTGCCGAAGCGGAGGCGAAAGGGTATCAGGTGGTTGCAACTTACTCAGAGAAAGCGTCTGGCACATCTGAGCAGCGCCCAGAGCTTCAGCGTATGCTGGCCGACCTGAACAAGGGGGACATTATCATCGCAGAGCACTTGGACCGAATCACTCGTCTTCCAATGGACAAGGCAGAGGCGCTGATGGCCCAGATCGAGGCGAAGGGTGCGAAGGTGTCCGTCCCTGGTCTGATCGATCTTCCTAAGGCAGAGGAAGGCATGACAGGGATTGTGATTGACGCTATGCAGGCGATGCTACTGAAGATGGCCCTATACCAGTGCCGTGCCGATTACGAGACTCGCCGCGAACGACAGCGTCAAGGAATTGAAGTGGCGAAGTCCAAGGGGGTCTATAAAGGTCGTAAGCCCGACATAGTTGCTAATGCCAAGATTGTTGAGCTCCGCGCCATCGGCTACACCATTGCTAAGATCGCTGATACTTTGAATGTCAGCGAATCTCAAGTGAAGCTGATCCTGAAAAAAGCAAGAACTGAAATAGTCGGGTAA
- a CDS encoding recombinase family protein → MKAYSYARFSSDAQRHNSSIDRQQTLARKWCEKNKVELSERVFADEAVSGFDGSNVNTGALGEFIAARESGEIAPGSILILEHFDRLTRMEPWDAVGLLQRLLKLEVTVVTVQPEMKLEPEKRDSMQLLQAVLYLDNAHKESARKSVLGIREWADRFAAARATGHHIGRRVSNWLTLGEDKQYHLNDHADTVRAIFRLCLEGLGSTAIAQALNAEPERFKTFNKGRRWGTTAVLSILQNRAAIGELRPKDGGEAIADYFPAAVDVDTFNEAQRHIERRRTGKITKQSADFNVFQKLVFCGACGSPMNIIHRTKFRYLMCANRRYGACEGSRNVRLDESEDVLMAMLMHLDAVSLVMPDPEKLDRELGAAEGRLLAEQQKLAIWKEKLEAHPEVDAYHDYLIKSDGRVKGLKAEIERLKAQLTGGNKLTLQEIRAKLDFTDKPTRRRVNAFLHRLGVKVRIAEGYLLTQHDVALAMFAVAKNRIGFIALDNDMSELPESDDVVLTGGKGELPNLEQANTIAQGVKERLLKGGIGGGIVGWVTNPNGRGTRRRNNTTAKIS, encoded by the coding sequence ATGAAAGCTTACTCATACGCACGATTTTCAAGTGACGCTCAGCGGCACAACTCATCCATTGATCGCCAGCAGACCTTGGCTCGTAAGTGGTGCGAGAAGAATAAGGTTGAGTTATCGGAACGCGTGTTCGCGGACGAGGCGGTATCGGGCTTTGACGGGTCAAATGTCAATACAGGCGCGTTAGGTGAGTTCATTGCTGCTCGTGAGTCGGGTGAAATCGCGCCTGGGAGCATTCTGATCCTAGAACACTTTGACCGGCTTACTCGTATGGAGCCATGGGACGCCGTAGGGCTTCTCCAACGGCTGCTCAAGCTTGAAGTTACCGTTGTCACTGTTCAGCCGGAAATGAAGCTCGAGCCGGAGAAACGGGACTCGATGCAACTGCTTCAAGCTGTTCTCTATTTGGACAACGCGCACAAGGAGAGCGCTCGTAAGAGCGTCCTAGGTATTCGTGAGTGGGCAGATAGGTTTGCTGCCGCAAGAGCCACAGGCCATCACATAGGCCGACGCGTTAGCAACTGGCTCACACTCGGAGAGGACAAGCAGTACCACCTGAACGATCATGCTGATACCGTCCGTGCAATCTTCCGGCTCTGTCTTGAAGGATTGGGGAGCACAGCAATCGCTCAAGCCCTGAATGCAGAGCCGGAACGGTTTAAGACGTTCAACAAAGGCAGGCGATGGGGTACAACCGCAGTTCTTTCGATCCTTCAAAACCGTGCTGCAATCGGTGAGCTAAGGCCCAAGGACGGGGGAGAGGCTATCGCAGATTACTTCCCGGCTGCTGTAGACGTTGACACGTTTAATGAGGCTCAGAGGCACATCGAAAGGCGGCGGACAGGGAAGATCACGAAGCAGTCCGCAGACTTCAACGTCTTTCAAAAGCTGGTGTTCTGTGGGGCGTGCGGGAGTCCAATGAACATCATCCATCGTACTAAGTTCCGCTACCTGATGTGCGCGAATCGTCGTTACGGTGCATGCGAAGGCTCAAGAAATGTTCGTCTTGACGAGAGTGAAGACGTGCTGATGGCAATGCTCATGCACCTTGACGCCGTGAGCTTGGTCATGCCAGACCCGGAGAAGCTCGATAGGGAGCTAGGCGCAGCAGAGGGGCGGTTGTTAGCTGAGCAGCAGAAGTTGGCAATCTGGAAGGAGAAGTTGGAGGCTCACCCGGAGGTTGACGCTTACCATGACTATTTAATTAAGAGTGATGGCCGGGTAAAGGGACTAAAGGCGGAGATAGAGAGGTTGAAAGCTCAGTTGACAGGTGGCAATAAACTTACTCTGCAAGAGATACGTGCAAAGCTCGACTTTACAGACAAGCCTACACGCAGGCGGGTTAATGCTTTTCTGCACCGACTTGGCGTAAAGGTTCGCATCGCAGAGGGCTACTTGTTGACTCAGCATGACGTAGCTTTAGCGATGTTCGCTGTAGCTAAGAATAGGATTGGTTTCATAGCTCTCGATAACGATATGAGCGAACTTCCAGAGTCGGACGATGTTGTGCTGACAGGCGGGAAAGGCGAGTTGCCGAATCTTGAGCAGGCCAACACTATCGCCCAAGGCGTTAAGGAGCGTCTGCTTAAAGGTGGGATAGGTGGTGGAATTGTGGGATGGGTAACGAATCCGAATGGTAGAGGAACCCGGAGACGGAACAACACTACAGCTAAAATTTCCTAG
- a CDS encoding MFS transporter yields MTAPRTPRLSGVAVFFTVFLPFALGHYLSSLLRNVNAVLASHLVGELALSPGQLGLLTSAFFFAFALAQLPVGIALDRYGPRRVQLAMMLAASSGALLFANGTGFGQLLFARAVMGCGLGGCFMAAVKALSTWIAPSRLPSVHGYLIAAGGLGAATATMPVRAALEYTDWRGLFVILAALVACTGLLVALLTPRMEGQGASRAPLLGALREVWRTPAFRKVSSLVLIPHAVFFGVQGLWIGRWLSDVGRYSEDGVAYLLYLGMAAVIFGAIAVGMITEWAGRRGMPPLDVAAAGVTMFVLVQAAFVFNHPPSFPMLSVMFTLVGTVTGIEYAIVAQAMPRELTGRAATFLNLLIFIGAFLVQAGFGLVVGLWKPDALGRAPAAAYQAAFGLLVLIQLPGLWAFARRRPQESPAVA; encoded by the coding sequence ATGACGGCCCCCCGCACGCCGCGCCTGTCCGGCGTGGCGGTGTTCTTCACCGTGTTCCTGCCGTTCGCGCTCGGGCACTACCTGTCCTCGCTGCTGCGCAACGTGAACGCGGTGCTGGCCTCGCACCTGGTGGGCGAGCTGGCGCTCAGCCCCGGGCAACTGGGGCTGCTCACCAGCGCCTTTTTCTTCGCCTTCGCGCTGGCGCAGCTGCCGGTGGGGATCGCGCTCGACCGCTACGGGCCGCGCCGGGTGCAGCTGGCGATGATGCTGGCCGCGTCGAGCGGGGCGCTGCTGTTCGCCAACGGCACGGGCTTCGGCCAGCTGCTGTTCGCGCGCGCGGTGATGGGCTGCGGGCTGGGCGGCTGCTTCATGGCGGCGGTCAAGGCGCTGTCGACCTGGATCGCGCCTTCCCGGCTGCCCTCGGTGCACGGCTACCTGATCGCCGCGGGCGGCCTGGGGGCGGCCACCGCCACCATGCCGGTGCGCGCGGCGCTCGAGTACACCGACTGGCGCGGCCTGTTCGTCATCCTGGCCGCTCTGGTGGCCTGCACCGGCCTGCTGGTGGCCCTGCTCACGCCGCGCATGGAAGGGCAGGGGGCGAGCCGCGCGCCGCTCCTGGGCGCGCTGCGCGAGGTGTGGCGCACGCCGGCCTTTCGCAAGGTGAGCTCGCTGGTGCTCATCCCGCACGCGGTGTTCTTCGGCGTGCAGGGCCTGTGGATCGGACGCTGGCTGTCGGACGTGGGGCGCTACTCCGAGGACGGCGTGGCCTATCTGCTCTACCTGGGCATGGCGGCGGTGATCTTCGGGGCCATCGCGGTGGGCATGATCACCGAATGGGCGGGACGGCGCGGCATGCCGCCCCTGGACGTGGCGGCGGCGGGGGTGACGATGTTCGTCCTGGTGCAGGCGGCCTTCGTGTTCAACCATCCGCCCAGCTTCCCCATGCTGTCGGTGATGTTCACCCTGGTGGGCACCGTCACCGGCATCGAGTACGCGATCGTGGCGCAGGCCATGCCGCGCGAACTCACCGGGCGGGCGGCAACCTTCCTCAACCTCCTGATCTTCATCGGGGCCTTCCTGGTGCAGGCCGGGTTCGGGCTGGTGGTCGGCCTGTGGAAGCCGGACGCCCTGGGCCGCGCGCCGGCAGCCGCCTACCAGGCCGCCTTCGGACTGCTGGTGCTGATCCAGTTGCCCGGCCTGTGGGCCTTCGCGCGGCGCCGGCCGCAGGAATCGCCGGCGGTGGCCTGA
- a CDS encoding sorbosone dehydrogenase family protein produces the protein MPFVLPRLGAGALLLLLAACGDRSTLPAGADVGPRPVLAEPVRSILPTVDIAPAKGWPSGATPAAAPGLAVNAFATALDHPRWIYVLPNGDVLVAETNAPERPESGKGLRGYVMKKVMTRAGAAVPSANRISLLRDADGDGVAEFKRVFLKNLNSPFGMALVGDNLYVANTDGIVRFKYVEGMTEITEQPQTLAPLPGGPLNHHWTKNIIASKDGSKLYATSGSNSNVAENGMDKEVDRAAILEVDIATGKTRLFASGLRNPNGLAWNPHSGALWTVVNERDEIGSDLVPDYLTSVKDGGFYGWPYSWYGKHVDERVKPPRPDLVAKAIVPDYALGAHVAPLGLVFYEGQLMPQFEGGAVVGQHGSWNRKPLSGYNVVFVPFKDGMPNGKPVEILNGFVDKEGNAMGRPVGVAVDGKGALLVVDDVGNAIWRVTPNAQ, from the coding sequence ATGCCTTTTGTTCTGCCGCGCCTGGGTGCAGGCGCATTGCTGTTGCTGCTCGCCGCCTGCGGCGACAGGTCGACCTTGCCGGCGGGGGCCGATGTCGGTCCCCGACCAGTCCTCGCCGAGCCGGTCAGGTCGATTCTCCCGACCGTCGACATCGCCCCGGCCAAGGGCTGGCCCTCGGGCGCCACGCCGGCAGCAGCGCCCGGCCTGGCCGTGAACGCCTTCGCCACCGCGCTCGACCATCCGCGCTGGATCTACGTGCTGCCCAACGGGGACGTCCTGGTAGCCGAGACCAACGCGCCCGAGCGCCCGGAGAGCGGCAAGGGCCTGCGCGGCTACGTGATGAAGAAGGTGATGACCAGGGCCGGCGCGGCGGTGCCGAGCGCCAACCGGATCTCGCTGCTGCGCGACGCCGATGGCGACGGCGTGGCCGAGTTCAAGCGCGTGTTCCTGAAGAACCTGAATTCGCCCTTCGGCATGGCGCTGGTGGGCGACAACCTGTACGTGGCGAACACCGATGGCATCGTGCGCTTCAAGTACGTCGAGGGCATGACCGAGATCACCGAGCAGCCGCAGACCCTGGCCCCGCTGCCGGGCGGCCCGCTGAACCACCACTGGACCAAGAACATCATCGCCAGCAAGGACGGCAGCAAGCTGTACGCCACCTCGGGCTCGAACAGCAACGTCGCCGAGAACGGCATGGACAAGGAAGTCGACCGCGCCGCCATCCTCGAGGTGGACATCGCCACCGGCAAGACGCGCCTGTTCGCCTCCGGGCTGCGCAATCCCAACGGGCTGGCCTGGAACCCGCACAGCGGGGCGCTGTGGACGGTGGTGAACGAGCGCGACGAGATCGGCAGCGACCTGGTGCCGGATTACCTGACCTCGGTGAAGGACGGCGGCTTCTACGGCTGGCCGTATAGCTGGTACGGCAAGCACGTCGACGAGCGCGTCAAGCCGCCGCGGCCGGACCTGGTGGCGAAGGCCATCGTGCCGGATTACGCGCTCGGCGCCCACGTGGCGCCGCTGGGGCTGGTCTTCTACGAAGGTCAGCTCATGCCGCAGTTCGAGGGGGGCGCGGTGGTGGGGCAGCACGGGTCGTGGAACCGCAAGCCGCTGTCGGGGTATAACGTGGTGTTCGTTCCCTTCAAGGATGGGATGCCGAACGGGAAGCCGGTGGAGATCCTGAATGGCTTCGTCGACAAGGAGGGCAATGCGATGGGCCGGCCGGTGGGCGTGGCGGTGGACGGGAAAGGGGCGCTGCTGGTGGTGGACGATGTGGGTAATGCGATCTGGCGGGTGACGCCGAATGCGCAGTAG
- the ctaD gene encoding cytochrome c oxidase subunit I, which translates to MTRDDTLPNSLPRPPGELEQLEEVWRTPKGWRFFKSVNNTNIGLLYIGTALLFFVLAGILALLMRIQLAVPDNTFLSASTYNQVFTMHGTVMMFLFAIPVVEAIAVYLLPNMLGARDLPFPRLSAYAFWAYAFGGLAFFCTLFVGLAPDGGWFMYPPLTGSKYSPGLNADFWLLGIGFIEISAIAGAIELIVGILFTRAPGMTLLRMPVYAWSMLVVGVMIVFAFPAVIAGTALLELERAFDWPLFDAERGGDPLLWQHLFWFFGHPEVYIIFLPAAGMVSTMIPTIAGRPLVGRRAIIVALVGVGFFSFGLWAHHMFTSGLGVMEMSFVSAASMAVAVPTAIQVFAWIATLWSGKVKMSAPALFLLGFMFIFVLGGLTGVMVAVIPFDWQVHDTYFIVAHLHYVLIGGMVFPVFAGIYYWLPLINGNQLSERLSRWIFGLLFGGFNLAFFPMHITGLYGMPRRVYTYLPEMGWDFLNMLSTVGAFVFALGVLVFIVDVVRTLRKPEREVGNPWNAATLEWLPSEDYGNRSIARVHSTNPLWDQPTLSAEVAAGAHYLPNTVTGRRETIATSPVAGEPRYVMVLPGDSWLTVLAALGTAGFFLLLTVKLMWLAWAFGIVAVGATIAWLWQSDRAPGLKEARIGRDLVLPVNARGTASQSWWGTFIMLVVDAFIFGSFGFAYIHISMRLEICPPPGASLPDAVWPMASVALLLAGSALIWLGSRLDRKFLPWLALAALGCAIASFCAEWQGWQLVRLDGSANAWSATIATLLGYQGMHIVLLMLLAPYLALRVWRGHLTEHSLATFDNIALMWHYTTLQGIAAIALIRGLPLLME; encoded by the coding sequence ATGACGCGCGACGACACCCTGCCCAACTCCCTGCCCCGCCCGCCCGGCGAGCTCGAACAGCTCGAGGAGGTCTGGCGCACGCCCAAGGGGTGGCGCTTCTTCAAGTCGGTCAACAACACCAACATCGGCCTGCTCTACATCGGCACCGCGCTGCTGTTCTTCGTCCTGGCCGGCATCCTGGCCCTCCTGATGCGGATCCAGCTGGCGGTGCCGGACAACACCTTCCTGAGCGCGTCCACCTACAACCAGGTGTTCACCATGCACGGCACGGTGATGATGTTCCTGTTCGCGATCCCGGTGGTGGAAGCGATCGCGGTCTACCTGCTGCCCAACATGCTGGGCGCGCGCGACCTGCCCTTCCCGCGCCTGTCGGCCTATGCCTTCTGGGCCTACGCCTTCGGCGGGCTGGCCTTCTTCTGCACCCTGTTCGTGGGCCTGGCCCCGGACGGCGGCTGGTTCATGTACCCGCCCCTCACCGGCAGCAAGTATTCGCCCGGCCTGAATGCCGATTTCTGGCTGCTGGGGATTGGCTTCATCGAGATCTCGGCCATCGCCGGCGCGATCGAACTGATCGTCGGCATCCTGTTCACGCGCGCGCCCGGCATGACCTTGTTGCGCATGCCGGTCTATGCCTGGTCGATGCTGGTGGTGGGCGTGATGATCGTGTTCGCCTTCCCCGCCGTGATCGCCGGCACCGCCCTGCTGGAGCTGGAGCGCGCCTTCGACTGGCCGCTGTTCGACGCCGAGCGCGGCGGCGACCCGCTGCTGTGGCAGCACCTGTTCTGGTTCTTCGGCCATCCCGAGGTCTACATCATCTTCCTGCCGGCGGCCGGCATGGTCTCGACCATGATCCCGACCATCGCCGGGCGCCCGCTGGTGGGCCGGCGCGCCATCATCGTAGCCCTGGTGGGCGTGGGCTTCTTCAGCTTCGGCCTGTGGGCCCACCACATGTTCACCAGCGGCCTGGGCGTGATGGAGATGAGCTTCGTCTCGGCCGCCAGCATGGCGGTGGCGGTGCCGACCGCGATCCAGGTGTTCGCCTGGATCGCCACGCTGTGGAGCGGCAAGGTGAAGATGAGCGCGCCAGCCCTGTTCCTGCTCGGCTTCATGTTCATCTTCGTGCTGGGCGGCCTGACCGGCGTCATGGTGGCCGTGATCCCCTTCGACTGGCAGGTGCACGACACCTATTTCATCGTCGCCCACCTGCACTACGTGCTGATCGGCGGCATGGTGTTCCCGGTGTTCGCGGGCATCTACTACTGGCTGCCGCTAATCAACGGCAACCAGCTGTCCGAGCGCCTCTCGCGCTGGATCTTCGGCCTGCTGTTCGGCGGCTTCAACCTCGCCTTCTTCCCGATGCACATCACCGGCCTGTACGGCATGCCGCGCCGGGTCTACACCTATCTGCCGGAAATGGGCTGGGACTTCCTGAACATGCTCTCGACCGTGGGCGCCTTCGTGTTCGCGCTCGGCGTGCTGGTGTTCATCGTCGACGTCGTGCGCACCCTGCGCAAACCCGAGCGCGAGGTCGGCAACCCGTGGAACGCGGCCACCCTCGAATGGCTGCCGTCCGAGGACTACGGCAACCGCAGCATCGCGCGCGTCCATTCGACCAACCCGCTGTGGGACCAGCCGACCCTGTCCGCGGAAGTGGCGGCGGGCGCGCATTACCTGCCCAACACCGTCACCGGCCGGCGCGAGACCATCGCCACCAGCCCGGTGGCGGGCGAGCCGCGCTATGTGATGGTGCTGCCGGGCGACAGCTGGCTGACCGTGCTGGCGGCGCTCGGCACGGCCGGCTTCTTCCTGCTGTTGACGGTCAAGCTGATGTGGCTGGCCTGGGCCTTCGGCATCGTGGCCGTGGGCGCGACCATCGCCTGGCTGTGGCAGTCCGACCGCGCGCCCGGCCTGAAGGAGGCGCGGATCGGGCGCGACCTGGTGCTGCCGGTGAACGCGCGCGGCACGGCCTCGCAATCGTGGTGGGGCACCTTCATCATGCTGGTGGTGGACGCCTTCATCTTCGGCTCCTTCGGCTTCGCCTACATCCACATCTCGATGCGGCTGGAGATCTGCCCGCCGCCGGGGGCCTCGCTGCCGGACGCGGTCTGGCCGATGGCCTCGGTGGCCCTGCTGCTGGCCGGCTCCGCGCTGATCTGGCTGGGCAGCCGCCTGGACCGCAAGTTCCTGCCCTGGCTGGCGCTGGCGGCGCTCGGCTGCGCAATCGCTTCCTTCTGCGCCGAGTGGCAGGGATGGCAGCTGGTGCGGCTGGACGGCAGCGCCAACGCATGGAGCGCCACCATCGCCACCCTGCTCGGCTACCAGGGCATGCACATCGTGCTGCTCATGCTCCTCGCCCCCTACCTGGCGCTGCGCGTGTGGCGAGGACACCTGACGGAGCACAGCCTGGCGACCTTCGACAACATCGCCCTGATGTGGCACTACACGACCCTGCAGGGCATCGCCGCGATCGCCCTGATCCGCGGGCTGCCCTTGCTGATGGAGTGA
- a CDS encoding c-type cytochrome, producing MNGTLQSVLHPAGLDAAIISQFAWVLFGTGTLIFIAVMALLLLSMRRQARPVRPALWIAGAGVAFPVTVLTALLVWSTWRSAQLAPQTSRNAFTISVTAKMWWWEVRYRDPASGREIVTANEIHIPVGKSVYLGLNAADVIHSLWVPNLAGKRDMIPGRVTGLNLRADKPGIYRGQCAEYCGEQHARMALHVVAVPQAQFDAWLAAQARPARPADTRELQLGRAAFLEQRCQSCHTIRGVAEGSRLGPDLTHVGSRMQIGAGTLRTHRGALAGWIADPQAIKPGVFMPASQDLDGASLRALAAYLEHLK from the coding sequence ATGAACGGCACGCTGCAATCGGTCCTGCACCCGGCCGGCCTGGACGCGGCCATCATCAGCCAGTTCGCCTGGGTGCTGTTCGGCACCGGCACCCTGATCTTCATCGCCGTGATGGCCCTGCTGCTCCTGAGCATGCGGCGCCAGGCGCGTCCGGTGCGTCCAGCCCTGTGGATCGCGGGCGCGGGCGTGGCCTTTCCGGTCACCGTCCTCACCGCCCTGCTGGTCTGGAGCACCTGGCGCAGCGCCCAGCTGGCGCCCCAGACCTCGCGCAACGCCTTCACGATCTCGGTCACCGCCAAGATGTGGTGGTGGGAAGTGCGCTACCGCGACCCGGCCAGCGGGCGCGAGATCGTCACCGCCAACGAGATCCACATCCCGGTCGGCAAATCGGTCTACCTCGGCCTGAACGCGGCCGACGTGATCCACTCGCTGTGGGTGCCCAACCTGGCCGGCAAGCGCGACATGATTCCCGGCCGCGTCACCGGCCTGAACCTGCGCGCCGACAAGCCGGGGATCTACCGTGGCCAGTGCGCCGAATACTGCGGCGAACAGCATGCGCGCATGGCCCTGCACGTGGTGGCGGTGCCGCAGGCGCAGTTCGACGCCTGGCTCGCGGCCCAAGCGCGGCCGGCCCGTCCCGCCGACACCCGCGAGCTGCAACTGGGCCGCGCGGCCTTCCTCGAGCAGCGCTGCCAGTCCTGCCACACCATCCGCGGCGTGGCCGAAGGCTCGCGCCTGGGGCCGGACCTGACCCACGTCGGCAGCCGTATGCAGATCGGGGCCGGCACCCTGCGCACCCATCGCGGCGCCCTGGCCGGCTGGATCGCCGATCCCCAGGCCATCAAGCCGGGCGTCTTCATGCCCGCCTCGCAAGACCTCGACGGCGCCTCGCTGCGCGCCCTGGCCGCCTACCTCGAACACCTGAAATGA
- a CDS encoding cytochrome c family protein, with protein MRYLSYPTRSIGSASPGGRAVLFAALALLAAGCAKEEPGVRVAGGDPEQGLRLVRQYQCGACHAIPGVPGAGGDAGPPLDHTGRLGYIAGGIPNQPANMVRWLQNPPALKPDTAMPSQGVSEEEARHMAAYLYTLR; from the coding sequence GTGCGCTACCTCAGCTACCCCACCCGCAGCATCGGATCGGCGTCCCCTGGCGGTCGCGCGGTCCTGTTCGCCGCGCTCGCGCTGCTCGCTGCCGGCTGCGCCAAGGAGGAACCCGGCGTGCGCGTCGCGGGTGGCGATCCGGAACAGGGCCTGCGCCTGGTGCGGCAGTACCAGTGCGGCGCCTGCCACGCGATTCCCGGCGTGCCGGGCGCGGGCGGCGACGCCGGCCCGCCGCTCGACCACACCGGACGCCTCGGCTACATCGCCGGCGGCATCCCCAACCAGCCCGCCAACATGGTGCGCTGGCTGCAGAACCCGCCCGCGCTCAAGCCCGACACCGCCATGCCCTCGCAAGGCGTGTCGGAGGAAGAAGCGCGCCACATGGCCGCCTACCTCTACACCCTGCGATGA